From Nitratidesulfovibrio vulgaris str. Hildenborough, a single genomic window includes:
- a CDS encoding threonine aldolase family protein has product MLKSFASDNTAGVHPRILAAMASANEGHAKAYGMDPWTSEAADVFRGHFGDDIDLYFVFLGTAANVLGLKSVTRPWHSVVCADVAHINVDECGAPESVTGSKLQVIPSHDGRIRVMDIVPLMHSLGNFHHSQPRVISITQTTELGTVYSPAQIRALADFAHANGMLLHMDGARLCNAAAALDTGLAALTRDTGVDVLSFGGTKNGMMFGEAVIFFNRELASEFKFIRKQGMQLVSKMRFIAAQFIELLRDGLWLENARNANSMARLMAESLRGLPHVTITRPVEANAVFARLSPEHIAALQKDFYFYEWDPVLHEVRWMTSFDSTEEQVMEFVHAIKRLA; this is encoded by the coding sequence ATGCTCAAGAGTTTCGCCAGCGACAACACAGCAGGGGTGCATCCGCGCATCCTCGCCGCCATGGCCTCCGCCAACGAAGGCCACGCCAAGGCCTACGGCATGGACCCGTGGACAAGTGAGGCTGCGGATGTCTTCCGCGGACACTTCGGTGATGACATCGACCTGTATTTCGTCTTTCTGGGCACCGCTGCGAACGTGCTGGGACTCAAATCCGTCACGCGCCCCTGGCATTCGGTGGTCTGCGCCGATGTGGCCCATATCAATGTCGATGAATGCGGCGCGCCGGAGTCGGTGACCGGGTCGAAGTTGCAGGTCATCCCGTCGCACGACGGTCGCATCCGGGTCATGGACATCGTGCCCCTCATGCACTCGCTGGGTAATTTCCACCACAGCCAGCCCCGTGTCATCTCCATCACCCAGACGACTGAACTCGGCACGGTGTACTCGCCGGCGCAGATACGCGCGCTGGCCGATTTCGCCCACGCCAACGGCATGCTGCTGCACATGGATGGTGCACGGCTGTGCAACGCGGCGGCGGCACTCGATACCGGGCTGGCGGCCCTCACCCGTGACACGGGGGTCGATGTGCTCTCGTTCGGCGGCACCAAGAACGGCATGATGTTCGGTGAAGCCGTCATCTTCTTCAATCGTGAACTGGCAAGCGAATTCAAGTTCATCCGCAAGCAGGGGATGCAACTGGTCTCGAAGATGCGCTTCATCGCGGCGCAGTTCATCGAACTTCTGCGTGATGGTCTGTGGCTTGAGAACGCCCGTAACGCCAACAGCATGGCACGGCTCATGGCTGAAAGCCTGCGCGGTCTGCCCCATGTGACCATCACCCGGCCCGTTGAGGCAAACGCCGTGTTCGCCCGGCTTTCGCCGGAACATATCGCGGCACTGCAGAAGGACTTCTATTTCTATGAGTGGGACCCGGTGCTGCACGA
- a CDS encoding glycosyltransferase: MRTIQVVNVRWFNATAWYGIELARLLRASGHETLVIGLAGTASFEKAVSLGLDPVPLPLNTGNPLHWPGLYVSMRRLVQAFRPHVVNCHRGEGVPLWAVLRREAGFALVRTRGDQRLPKGNLPNRLLHSRVVDAVIATNSVMARHMADNMGVASDRVHTIIGGVDADRFRFDPAGRVAVRQGYGWGDDAFVIGLLGRFDRVKAQKETIEAVARLRSQGYHNLRLMLAGFETATTQAEVEGWIRDAGVGDITAITGRHPDVVGCISAMDAGVVPSLWSEAIARAALEIMACGVPLVSSTVGVMPDLLPGDAMCPPGDVQALAALLARVHDDASWREGLRAACVRRMASLRSEDFRDATLRVYNEALSRRQCPPRV; this comes from the coding sequence TTGCGTACCATTCAGGTCGTCAACGTGCGCTGGTTCAATGCCACCGCATGGTACGGCATTGAACTGGCGCGTCTGCTGCGCGCTTCCGGGCATGAGACGCTCGTCATAGGTCTTGCGGGCACAGCTTCGTTCGAGAAGGCCGTGTCTCTGGGGCTAGACCCTGTCCCTCTGCCACTCAACACGGGCAATCCTCTGCACTGGCCCGGTCTCTACGTCTCCATGCGTCGGCTGGTGCAGGCGTTCCGGCCCCATGTGGTCAACTGTCACAGGGGCGAAGGGGTGCCTCTCTGGGCCGTGCTGCGGCGGGAGGCAGGGTTCGCCCTTGTCCGTACACGCGGCGACCAGCGCCTGCCCAAGGGCAATCTGCCCAACAGACTGCTGCACTCCCGCGTGGTCGACGCCGTCATTGCCACCAATTCCGTCATGGCGCGCCATATGGCTGATAACATGGGGGTCGCTTCCGACCGGGTGCATACCATCATCGGTGGTGTGGATGCGGACAGGTTCCGCTTCGACCCCGCAGGGCGCGTTGCTGTCAGACAGGGATACGGATGGGGTGATGATGCCTTCGTGATAGGGCTGCTTGGGCGCTTCGACAGGGTGAAGGCGCAGAAGGAGACCATAGAGGCCGTGGCACGTCTCCGTTCACAGGGGTATCACAACCTGCGGCTCATGCTGGCAGGTTTCGAGACCGCCACCACGCAGGCCGAGGTCGAAGGGTGGATACGCGACGCGGGGGTCGGTGACATCACCGCCATCACCGGGCGACACCCTGATGTGGTCGGCTGCATCTCCGCCATGGATGCGGGGGTGGTGCCCTCGCTGTGGTCGGAGGCCATCGCCCGCGCCGCACTGGAGATTATGGCCTGTGGCGTACCGCTGGTGTCGAGTACCGTGGGCGTCATGCCCGACCTGCTTCCCGGCGATGCCATGTGTCCGCCCGGTGACGTACAGGCATTGGCAGCCTTGCTTGCCCGCGTGCACGACGACGCATCATGGCGCGAGGGGCTTCGCGCAGCCTGTGTGCGTCGCATGGCTTCATTGCGAAGCGAAGATTTCAGGGACGCGACGTTACGCGTCTACAACGAGGCACTCTCACGGCGGCAATGCCCGCCGCGCGTATGA
- a CDS encoding PhoH family protein, with product MTQTQTVETLSFDDAGLANQLFGAQNGNLDIIAERSGTSIDTCGNAVTVSGENAIAVETVLRLLTQLYGLLKAGHPLYARDVTHAYSMLEREPATELRKVFREAVFVVSPRKTVTAKTLSQRDYVDALRDNDMVFAVGPAGTGKTYLAVATALALLQARRVKRIILTRPAVEAGEKLGFLPGDLVEKVNPYLRPLYDALHDMLDFQKVTDMLETGVIEIAPLAFMRGRTLNDAFIILDEAQNTTPEQMKMFLTRLGFGSRAVITGDVTQIDLPTSGRGDALSRSGLVQAMRILDGVKGIRIIRFHEADVIRHPLVGRIVQAYERHESVKNNHT from the coding sequence ATGACACAGACACAAACGGTCGAAACACTCTCCTTCGACGACGCCGGACTGGCCAATCAACTCTTCGGCGCACAGAACGGCAATCTCGACATCATTGCCGAACGTTCCGGCACGTCCATAGATACATGCGGCAACGCCGTCACTGTCAGCGGTGAGAATGCCATTGCCGTGGAGACCGTGCTGAGGCTTCTCACGCAACTCTACGGCCTGCTCAAGGCAGGGCACCCTCTCTATGCCCGTGATGTGACCCATGCCTACTCCATGCTCGAACGCGAACCCGCAACGGAGTTGCGCAAGGTCTTTCGTGAAGCCGTGTTCGTCGTCTCTCCGCGCAAGACGGTGACGGCCAAGACGCTCTCGCAGCGAGACTATGTAGACGCCTTGCGTGACAACGACATGGTGTTCGCCGTGGGCCCTGCGGGCACGGGAAAAACCTACCTCGCCGTGGCGACGGCCCTTGCATTGCTGCAAGCCCGCCGCGTCAAGCGCATCATACTCACCCGCCCCGCCGTCGAAGCGGGCGAGAAGCTGGGCTTCCTGCCCGGCGACCTCGTCGAAAAGGTCAACCCCTACCTGCGCCCACTCTACGACGCCCTGCACGACATGCTCGACTTCCAGAAGGTTACGGACATGCTCGAGACAGGGGTCATCGAGATTGCGCCTCTGGCCTTCATGCGCGGACGCACCCTGAACGATGCGTTCATCATCCTTGACGAAGCACAGAACACGACCCCCGAACAGATGAAGATGTTCCTCACCCGGCTGGGTTTCGGGTCGCGCGCCGTCATCACGGGCGATGTAACCCAGATAGACCTGCCCACATCCGGAAGGGGCGATGCCCTCTCCCGGTCAGGCCTCGTACAGGCCATGCGCATCCTCGACGGCGTCAAGGGCATACGCATCATCCGCTTCCATGAAGCCGACGTCATAAGGCATCCACTGGTCGGACGCATCGTACAGGCCTATGAAAGACATGAATCCGTCAAAAACAACCATACGTAA
- a CDS encoding HD family phosphohydrolase produces the protein MNPSKTTIRNLLRRLALVTDAGGLVALACVIIALSFLAGSDMKAPARVLVAGEIAPHDIVADRDLLVEDQQATRARREQAGMLQPAVFELSTEPLLHLRERVHEVFQSLNNAEIGDLEPLRLALSDQLGTDISMRTLTVWSSESFQSYVTTNVLPWTEARLSDGVSSDMRILLQFKGGILVRDLTTGTETLRTNLHAIPDIRTVTSELTQTLKNDGQLQLATRRAILSLIEPLLVPTLTLNREATAARSAEVTDAIEPVLYRLQRGEVIVRQGERVGREQQLKIQSLYSVRSKRLHSLTVVGTAVSAAILAFGLFFAPSGRPGRPLQRKDLLFISLLLLGFALAAKGLNQLAPGITDGIATERLAYCFPVAGAAGLSALIFSARRYCVTGLLLAFFCTVLLQGGLPLFLFFFVGAMLNTWLVTRAQTRQDVVWSFFPLLGGLLVCGLASALLEGLRGTPLVHTLLLVGANAMISMLLLFALSPFLEMAFRYTTRFRLMELMSLEQPLLQDLMVTVPGTYHHSLIVANMVEAGAKNIGANSLLCKVAALYHDIGKLSKPEYFIENQFGSRNKHDKLAPSMSALIITSHVKKGVELAEKHRLGQEIVDILRQHHGTRVIRYFFQKAVDLGEKPREEDYSYPGPRPQSREAAIVMLADAVEASSRTLVDPTPARIKGHIDTIVKGIFAEGQLDESELTFKDLHKLSQSFHRILTGIFHQRIEYPDANKDKKPRNEQNDKAPAVQEQPSQSDSAETASVQTTELSRQTGGKNGNGKGNATISGQPRTEGKTDSGNPAPDTEVDNDVESAAAGSENALPAATARRGERDGTA, from the coding sequence ATGAATCCGTCAAAAACAACCATACGTAACCTGCTGCGTCGACTCGCGCTCGTGACCGACGCCGGCGGCCTCGTCGCCCTCGCCTGTGTCATCATCGCGCTCTCGTTCCTTGCAGGGAGCGACATGAAGGCTCCTGCACGCGTTCTCGTCGCCGGAGAGATTGCTCCTCATGACATCGTGGCCGACCGCGACCTGCTTGTCGAAGACCAGCAGGCGACACGGGCCCGCCGTGAACAGGCCGGAATGCTGCAACCGGCCGTCTTCGAGTTGAGCACCGAACCCCTTCTGCACCTGCGCGAAAGGGTTCACGAAGTGTTCCAGTCGCTCAACAACGCCGAAATCGGCGACCTCGAACCGTTGCGTCTAGCCCTCTCCGACCAGTTGGGCACCGATATTTCCATGCGTACGCTCACGGTCTGGTCGAGCGAATCGTTCCAGTCGTATGTCACCACCAATGTCCTGCCATGGACCGAAGCCCGGCTGTCCGACGGCGTATCCTCCGACATGCGCATCCTGCTTCAGTTCAAGGGAGGCATCCTCGTACGCGACCTGACCACCGGAACCGAAACGCTACGCACCAACCTGCATGCCATCCCCGACATACGCACCGTCACCTCCGAATTGACGCAGACACTCAAGAACGACGGACAATTGCAACTCGCCACCCGCAGGGCCATCCTGTCGCTCATCGAGCCTCTGCTGGTGCCCACGCTCACCCTCAACCGCGAGGCGACCGCAGCCCGTTCAGCCGAGGTCACGGACGCCATAGAGCCTGTGCTGTACAGGCTTCAACGGGGAGAGGTCATCGTCCGGCAGGGCGAACGTGTCGGACGTGAACAGCAACTGAAAATCCAGAGTCTCTACAGCGTTCGCAGCAAGCGGCTGCATTCGCTCACCGTCGTCGGCACGGCGGTTTCAGCGGCCATTCTCGCCTTCGGCCTCTTCTTCGCCCCCAGCGGCAGACCGGGCCGCCCGCTGCAACGCAAGGACCTGCTCTTCATCTCCCTCCTGCTGCTGGGCTTCGCCCTCGCAGCCAAGGGGCTCAACCAGCTTGCCCCGGGCATCACCGACGGCATCGCCACCGAACGGCTTGCCTACTGCTTTCCAGTGGCCGGGGCCGCAGGCCTTTCGGCACTCATATTCTCCGCCCGCCGCTACTGCGTGACAGGACTTCTGCTGGCCTTCTTCTGCACCGTCCTGCTACAGGGGGGCTTGCCGCTCTTCCTGTTCTTCTTCGTGGGAGCCATGCTCAACACATGGCTGGTCACAAGGGCCCAGACCCGGCAGGATGTGGTGTGGAGCTTCTTCCCGCTTCTGGGGGGACTGCTGGTATGCGGCCTTGCATCGGCGCTGCTTGAAGGATTGCGCGGTACGCCACTTGTGCACACCCTGCTGCTGGTCGGGGCCAACGCCATGATTTCGATGCTGCTGCTCTTTGCCCTGAGCCCCTTCCTCGAAATGGCGTTCCGCTACACCACGCGTTTCCGCCTCATGGAACTCATGAGCCTTGAACAGCCGCTGCTACAAGACCTCATGGTGACGGTACCGGGCACGTACCACCACTCCCTCATCGTCGCCAACATGGTCGAAGCCGGGGCCAAGAACATCGGTGCCAACAGCCTGCTGTGCAAGGTGGCAGCCCTCTACCACGACATCGGCAAACTCTCGAAGCCAGAGTACTTCATCGAGAACCAGTTCGGCAGTCGCAACAAGCACGACAAACTGGCTCCCTCCATGAGTGCGCTCATCATCACCTCGCATGTGAAGAAGGGCGTGGAACTGGCGGAGAAGCACAGACTGGGGCAGGAAATCGTGGATATCCTGCGGCAGCATCACGGAACCCGCGTCATCCGCTACTTCTTCCAGAAGGCTGTCGACCTTGGCGAAAAGCCGCGTGAAGAGGACTACAGCTACCCCGGTCCGCGTCCCCAGAGCCGTGAAGCCGCCATCGTCATGCTCGCCGACGCTGTCGAGGCGTCAAGCCGTACGCTTGTCGACCCTACGCCCGCGCGCATCAAGGGGCACATCGACACCATCGTGAAGGGCATCTTCGCCGAGGGGCAACTCGACGAATCCGAACTCACGTTCAAGGACCTGCATAAGCTCTCGCAGAGCTTCCACCGCATCCTCACCGGCATCTTCCATCAACGCATCGAATACCCGGATGCGAACAAGGACAAGAAGCCCAGAAACGAGCAGAACGATAAGGCGCCTGCCGTGCAGGAGCAGCCTTCGCAGTCGGACAGTGCGGAGACGGCATCCGTGCAGACTACAGAACTCTCCAGACAGACCGGCGGCAAGAACGGCAACGGCAAGGGCAATGCCACCATCTCCGGGCAGCCACGTACCGAGGGTAAGACTGACAGCGGAAACCCCGCCCCGGACACCGAGGTGGACAACGACGTGGAGTCCGCCGCCGCTGGTTCAGAGAATGCGCTGCCCGCAGCAACTGCACGCCGAGGAGAGCGGGACGGGACGGCATGA
- the ybeY gene encoding rRNA maturation RNase YbeY — protein MSRLLVDDPCRAAWRLPIALRDISGVFAAMQCATGLEGFEVELTIADDALIAMINEEQLGCIGPTNILSFPAYGAPPDYPADGMECGTGQDAHTSLPLLGSLVLSVDTLRREAFLYGQPVQEHCLRLLAHGLGHIAGYDHGAEMEAFEEAAREAALATRTAR, from the coding sequence ATGAGTCGGCTTCTTGTTGACGACCCCTGCCGGGCAGCATGGCGGCTGCCCATCGCCCTTCGCGACATTTCAGGGGTGTTCGCCGCCATGCAGTGCGCCACGGGGCTGGAGGGCTTCGAGGTGGAACTGACCATCGCAGACGACGCCCTCATCGCCATGATCAACGAAGAGCAGTTGGGCTGCATCGGCCCCACCAACATCCTCTCGTTTCCGGCGTATGGAGCCCCCCCGGATTACCCTGCCGACGGCATGGAATGCGGCACGGGGCAGGATGCCCACACCAGCCTGCCGCTTCTGGGTTCGCTGGTTCTCTCCGTGGATACGCTGCGACGGGAGGCCTTCCTGTACGGTCAGCCCGTTCAGGAGCATTGTCTGCGACTGCTGGCCCATGGACTCGGGCATATCGCCGGATACGACCACGGGGCGGAGATGGAAGCCTTCGAAGAGGCGGCCCGCGAGGCTGCCCTCGCGACGCGCACAGCCCGTTGA
- a CDS encoding methyl-accepting chemotaxis protein — protein sequence MSLRTRILAFCIAIGLLPLALMGGISLDLASRGLEGAAFARLASVRDIQHTATEKAGRRWLADAAMFGAIKEVYNAIGMLRDYAMTEARPGVRMPVDTDAYNEVYGYVAGAFTPFVQHLGYEDALLVDDYGRILFSVKRGTDLGEDLKTGVLSGTPLAEAWQKGLKGEVVFTDFFAFGPAGGRLVAFVAAPVKSYTGDILGVAMLRVPRAALNDLMTQASGTQAMAGLSYLVGADGILRTDMSSAVDGGKPISASEEAVRAAFDGGAGERVISTSDRGGILVAFDRVQVAGATWALVCEVPAVTALAAVSRLRNTVGVLGVVTMFVAIGGALLFLRRELLRPLASIEGYVASVADGDLSGMLRGEFRGELGRLASGVNHMVAELKEKLGFAQGVLHSLTVPCVVTGRDNRVTFVNQPFIELLDLQVPPSALLGRSATEVLQGKGDGSGSTSRCLETGECVEAIEREMRDTSGHVRRVRLDAAPLNDLDGSLIGAIALIADLTVIREQEERVRSQNAMMLEVAAQAEQIATGVADETEELARQVEHGADGARQQVSCLENTGAAVRQLAELLEAAAQHADEAVNSAGEAGEKARQGTEIMERSAAAMQRMHGLSMSLSSSMHQLGEQTESIGSILGVINDIADQTNLLALNAAIEAARAGESGRGFAVVADEVRKLAERTVAATGEVRNSIRNIQETTRENLKRTEEAVDAVREGTRLVEASGAALGDIVSISMHMGEQIRSIATLSQEHERAHDAINDAVEEVRGIANATESGMRHSGGVVRDLSRSSSELLQLIARLRG from the coding sequence ATGTCGCTACGCACCAGAATCCTCGCCTTCTGCATCGCCATCGGTCTTCTGCCTCTTGCACTCATGGGAGGCATCAGCCTCGACCTTGCCTCGCGTGGACTGGAGGGTGCCGCCTTTGCACGGCTGGCATCTGTCCGCGATATACAGCATACCGCCACGGAAAAGGCCGGGCGGCGCTGGCTGGCGGATGCCGCCATGTTCGGGGCCATCAAGGAGGTCTACAACGCCATCGGCATGTTACGGGACTATGCCATGACCGAGGCGCGTCCCGGGGTACGGATGCCCGTCGATACGGACGCCTACAACGAGGTCTACGGCTACGTTGCCGGGGCGTTCACACCCTTCGTCCAGCATCTCGGCTACGAGGATGCCCTTCTTGTCGATGACTACGGCCGCATCCTGTTTTCGGTGAAGCGGGGGACCGACCTTGGCGAAGACCTCAAGACAGGCGTCTTGTCAGGAACCCCGTTGGCTGAAGCGTGGCAGAAGGGACTCAAGGGCGAGGTGGTGTTCACGGATTTCTTCGCCTTCGGCCCTGCCGGAGGGCGTCTGGTCGCCTTTGTCGCCGCCCCGGTGAAAAGCTATACCGGCGATATCCTCGGAGTGGCCATGCTGCGTGTGCCGCGTGCCGCACTGAACGACCTCATGACACAGGCTTCCGGGACGCAGGCGATGGCGGGGCTTTCCTATCTTGTCGGTGCGGATGGCATCCTGCGCACGGACATGTCGTCAGCGGTCGATGGTGGCAAACCCATTTCTGCCAGTGAAGAGGCCGTGCGTGCCGCATTCGATGGAGGTGCGGGAGAGCGCGTCATCAGTACGTCAGACCGGGGTGGCATTCTCGTTGCGTTCGACCGTGTGCAGGTGGCTGGGGCCACATGGGCCCTCGTATGCGAAGTCCCGGCGGTAACGGCCCTTGCCGCTGTGAGCCGTCTGCGGAACACCGTGGGAGTACTCGGCGTTGTGACCATGTTCGTTGCCATAGGGGGGGCGCTCTTGTTCTTGCGACGGGAGTTGCTGCGTCCTCTCGCCAGCATCGAAGGCTATGTCGCTTCCGTGGCAGACGGCGACCTTTCGGGGATGTTGCGCGGGGAGTTCAGAGGCGAACTCGGTCGTCTGGCTTCAGGTGTCAATCATATGGTCGCCGAGTTGAAAGAGAAGCTCGGTTTCGCGCAAGGGGTGCTCCATAGCCTTACGGTACCGTGCGTCGTCACCGGAAGGGACAACCGGGTCACGTTCGTCAACCAGCCGTTCATCGAGCTTCTGGACTTGCAGGTGCCCCCTTCGGCACTGCTCGGGCGTTCTGCCACCGAAGTGCTCCAGGGCAAGGGGGATGGTTCCGGTTCCACCTCGCGCTGCCTTGAAACTGGCGAGTGCGTCGAGGCTATCGAACGCGAGATGCGCGATACTTCGGGGCATGTGCGTCGCGTGCGTCTGGATGCAGCCCCGCTCAACGATCTCGATGGAAGCCTCATCGGAGCCATTGCGCTCATTGCCGACCTCACGGTCATCCGCGAACAGGAAGAGCGTGTGCGAAGCCAGAACGCCATGATGCTCGAGGTGGCGGCGCAAGCCGAGCAGATTGCCACCGGTGTCGCCGACGAGACGGAGGAACTGGCACGACAGGTCGAGCATGGCGCCGACGGGGCACGTCAGCAGGTCTCATGCCTCGAGAACACGGGGGCTGCCGTAAGGCAACTTGCCGAGCTTCTTGAGGCTGCGGCACAACATGCCGACGAGGCGGTCAACAGTGCCGGAGAGGCCGGTGAGAAGGCACGACAGGGAACGGAGATCATGGAACGCTCGGCGGCAGCCATGCAGCGTATGCACGGCCTGTCCATGTCGCTCAGTTCTTCCATGCATCAACTCGGTGAACAGACAGAGTCCATCGGCTCCATTCTGGGGGTCATCAATGACATCGCCGACCAGACCAATCTGCTCGCGTTGAACGCGGCCATTGAAGCCGCACGCGCGGGCGAGAGTGGACGAGGTTTTGCGGTGGTCGCGGACGAGGTGCGCAAGCTTGCCGAACGAACCGTCGCCGCAACGGGGGAAGTGCGCAACAGCATCCGGAACATCCAGGAGACGACGCGCGAGAATCTCAAACGCACGGAAGAGGCTGTGGACGCCGTCAGGGAAGGAACGCGGCTTGTGGAGGCCTCCGGTGCGGCACTGGGTGATATCGTCTCCATCTCCATGCACATGGGAGAACAGATTCGTAGCATAGCCACCTTGTCGCAGGAACATGAAAGGGCACACGACGCCATCAACGATGCGGTCGAAGAGGTGCGCGGCATCGCCAATGCCACGGAGAGTGGCATGCGGCACTCTGGCGGCGTTGTGCGCGACCTTTCGCGCAGTTCTTCGGAATTGTTGCAACTCATCGCGAGGCTGCGAGGCTGA
- the gatB gene encoding Asp-tRNA(Asn)/Glu-tRNA(Gln) amidotransferase subunit GatB — protein MASYEAVIGLEVHAQLRTRSKLFCSCSTAFGADPNAHVCEVCAGMPGVLPVLNEKAVEFAARMGIAVGCTVNRTSVFARKNYFYPDLPKGYQISQYEQPICEHGHLDISVGDAVKRIGITRIHLEDDAGKNIHSAGENVSYVDLNRTGVPLIEIVSEPDLRSAEEAVAYLKALRAIVVHLGICDGNMEEGSFRCDANVSLRPRGAAEFGTRAELKNLNSFRHVQRAIEYEISRQADLLDDGDKVVQETRLYDSVKNITVSMRGKEEAHDYRYFPDPDLIPIHIDEARLAEWQATLPELPQARLERFMSSFGLSAQDAEVLTAERDHAEFFEAAVKLYDQPRKIANMMLGPLQRELNQRGTSLAVSAMRPEALAELVRIIDAGLISAKIGNDVFGELFENGAMPEAFVRERGLVQISDTSAIEQAVDEVIAENPAEVEAYRGGKTKLVSFFVGQVMRKTRGKANPALVNELLASKLG, from the coding sequence ATGGCCTCGTACGAAGCCGTCATCGGTCTTGAAGTCCACGCCCAGTTGCGTACCCGGTCGAAGCTGTTCTGTTCGTGTTCGACGGCCTTCGGGGCCGACCCCAACGCCCATGTCTGCGAGGTGTGCGCCGGTATGCCCGGTGTGCTGCCCGTGCTCAACGAGAAGGCCGTGGAGTTCGCCGCACGTATGGGGATTGCCGTGGGGTGCACCGTGAATCGCACCTCGGTCTTCGCCCGCAAGAACTACTTCTATCCCGACCTGCCCAAGGGGTATCAGATTTCGCAGTACGAGCAGCCCATCTGCGAGCATGGGCATCTCGACATCTCCGTGGGCGACGCGGTGAAGCGCATCGGCATCACGCGCATCCATCTCGAGGACGACGCGGGCAAGAACATCCACTCCGCAGGCGAGAACGTGAGCTACGTCGACCTCAACCGTACAGGGGTTCCGCTCATCGAAATCGTGAGCGAACCCGACCTGCGAAGTGCGGAGGAGGCGGTGGCCTATCTCAAGGCCCTGCGTGCCATCGTGGTGCATCTTGGCATCTGCGACGGCAACATGGAGGAGGGCAGCTTCAGGTGCGACGCCAACGTGTCGTTGCGTCCGCGTGGTGCCGCCGAGTTCGGTACACGCGCCGAACTGAAGAACCTGAACTCGTTCAGGCATGTGCAGCGTGCCATCGAGTACGAGATATCCCGTCAGGCCGACCTGCTGGACGATGGCGACAAGGTCGTGCAGGAGACGCGCCTGTACGACAGCGTCAAGAACATCACCGTCTCCATGCGTGGCAAGGAAGAGGCGCACGACTACCGCTACTTCCCCGACCCCGACCTCATCCCCATCCACATCGACGAGGCGCGTCTGGCCGAATGGCAGGCCACGTTGCCCGAACTGCCGCAGGCACGGCTTGAGCGGTTCATGTCGTCGTTCGGCCTTTCGGCGCAGGATGCCGAGGTGCTCACGGCGGAACGTGACCACGCCGAGTTCTTCGAGGCCGCCGTGAAGCTGTACGACCAGCCCCGCAAGATCGCCAACATGATGCTCGGGCCGTTGCAGCGTGAACTCAATCAGCGCGGCACCTCGCTCGCCGTCTCTGCCATGCGTCCCGAGGCACTTGCCGAACTTGTGCGCATCATCGATGCGGGGCTCATCAGTGCCAAGATAGGCAACGACGTGTTCGGCGAACTGTTCGAGAACGGTGCCATGCCGGAAGCGTTCGTGCGTGAGCGCGGTCTTGTGCAGATTTCCGATACGTCGGCCATCGAACAGGCGGTGGATGAGGTCATCGCCGAGAATCCTGCCGAAGTCGAAGCCTACAGGGGCGGCAAGACCAAACTCGTGAGCTTCTTCGTGGGGCAGGTCATGCGCAAGACGCGCGGCAAGGCCAATCCTGCGCTCGTCAACGAACTTCTTGCTTCCAAGCTTGGCTAG
- a CDS encoding DUF4254 domain-containing protein, protein MSSRTVAGIPADMEAILGSCFEAQTEATARWHAETPSAPDAGGEASPETLRALVLQQHLMNFSLWHVEDVARRRDVDDTVIAECKREIDGYNQRRNDLMEKVDACLLALLAPYLPADAAPRHNTESLGMAIDRLSILSLKIFHMHEQTVRTDADPEHIGRCREKLAVLHEQRDDLAWAVHELVGDFVAGRKRPKVYFQFKMYNDPSLNPELYAAAPVAQPVSGKE, encoded by the coding sequence ATGTCCTCGAGAACCGTAGCGGGAATCCCCGCCGACATGGAAGCCATACTGGGGTCGTGCTTCGAAGCCCAGACGGAAGCCACTGCACGCTGGCACGCCGAGACGCCATCCGCCCCCGATGCGGGCGGCGAAGCCTCGCCCGAAACCCTGCGGGCGCTGGTGCTGCAACAGCACCTCATGAACTTCAGCCTGTGGCACGTCGAAGACGTGGCGCGCAGGCGCGATGTGGATGATACCGTCATCGCCGAATGCAAGCGTGAGATAGACGGCTACAACCAGCGCCGTAACGACCTCATGGAGAAGGTCGACGCCTGCCTGTTGGCACTGCTGGCTCCCTATCTGCCCGCAGACGCGGCCCCGCGCCACAATACGGAATCGCTCGGCATGGCCATCGACAGGCTGTCCATCCTCAGCCTCAAGATATTCCACATGCACGAACAGACCGTGCGCACAGATGCCGACCCCGAGCATATCGGACGTTGTCGCGAGAAGCTGGCCGTGTTGCATGAACAGCGCGACGACCTCGCGTGGGCCGTCCATGAGCTTGTGGGCGACTTCGTGGCAGGGCGCAAGCGCCCCAAGGTCTACTTCCAGTTCAAGATGTACAACGACCCCAGCCTCAACCCCGAATTGTACGCCGCCGCCCCCGTGGCGCAGCCCGTGTCCGGCAAGGAGTAG